Part of the Pseudomonadota bacterium genome, TGCGAGGTGTATTCAAAAGCTCTGCTTTGCGTCCGAGCAGTTCGTAAATGTCTAGGGGTAGCGTCAATCCGGCAAAGACAAAACCGCCGACGGGCCGTATCAATAAACCTGATAAACCGTCTACCACATCCTTGGATGCGAGGATCCGCGTGCGCAATAGCTTGTTAAGACTTTGGATGCGTTGCGACGTGTTCACGATGACGCCAAAGCTGCGATAGTGCTGCGTGGTTCCGATCCGGAGCCCTCCCACGGCGATTCGACCGGCGTGCAACCCAATTCTGGTGGCGAGAGCTGGATATTCCGGTTCTCTTTGGAAAGACGCAAGCGCTTCACAAATATCCAGCGCTCCTTCGCATGCTTGCTGTCGAAGATAGATATCCGGTTTCGCCGCGGCCCAAATCGCCAGCATCGCATCACCCGTTTGGTCTGATACCAAACCCTGGCGTCGGGTTACCGGTTGGCCGATCGTTTTAAAATAATCGCTCATCATTGCACTGAGCCTGATCGGGTCCAGACCTTCGGAGATGGACGTAAACCCCTCAACATCGGTGTGCATGCAGGTCCCGTAAACCAAGCCGCGGGCCTTGTGCACGATTTCAGGCGATTGCACGATTTCTTCAATCGCGTTGGGCGGCAGCCACTCAATTAACGATGATCGGATCGCCGCTACGCGTTGTTCTAGATCCTTACGGTTACGCGCCACGGCGAGCGTGCTCCCAAAGAGTAGTTGAACGAGCGGCACGACCATGGGCAACCATATCCCAGCGGCTGTAAAAACGTACAATACTATGCTCAAGTAGCCTAGTCCAAAGCCGAGGGTGATCCCAAGTGCAAACGCGGTGCTATACGAGCGCCACCCGACGCTGACGAGAAATCCCCAACCGATAATGATCCCAAAACTCGCCGGATACGCGAGTCGCCGCACGGGCCTGTCTTCTATAAAGTTTCCAACAGCGGTTGCCGCAATCTCGACCCCGCTCAGTTTGACTCCGCTCGGGTCTGAATATACGGTTTCAAAAATATCTTTGTCTTTCTGCTCTACAGGTGATGTTTCGGCCATTCCAATAAAAATCAATTTGCCACGAAAGGAATTCTCCTCATTGCAGTTATTAACCAATCCGGCGAGCCGCACGGCCTCTGGGTAGTTGATGGTTGTGACGCTGCGCGGCGGACCATAAAAGTTGAGATATCGCCAATCGTCACTTTGATATAGATGAATAAGCGCTTTAATGGTCTGCTTCGTTGATTGTGTTAATTGAAAGTGCCTGACTTTGTCGAGCTCCGTCAGCATTTTGTTACCTATCTCTGGTTCTATCTTGAAAAGCTCGCGTAAACGAAGGACAAGATGCGTGATACCTTTAGACGCAATGACTTGGTTCTTACTTGCAGGGAGTCTTGCAGCTTGTTCCGGACTGAGCTTCGTTAAAAGCCGAAGAAAATCCTCGTAGGCGTCTAGTGCATAGAGCTGAAACGCGAGCGTAGGAAGTGTCGCGATATCACCCGCACTCGTCTTGAAGACCCAAAGTCCCGTCACTCCTACAGGTGCATTGGGTAATGGAAACGGGGCAACGCCGGCCGCTGCTTCCGCGAGCACGGGTACTGGAAAATAAGTCATCTGGATGTTTGCTTGGGGTACG contains:
- a CDS encoding adenylate/guanylate cyclase domain-containing protein, translating into MAFIKGTGELKGLYLALLVTFIGLLLSWAPYGLDVEERYGLAWLFWARGPKGAPPEIVIIAADRRSAKKSGWPEKLDQWPRTLHAQLIRDLSKACAQVIVYDMFFGAPRSSGEDRVFAEAIHNAGNVILVGHLGIMEDELLPSVPQANIQMTYFPVPVLAEAAAGVAPFPLPNAPVGVTGLWVFKTSAGDIATLPTLAFQLYALDAYEDFLRLLTKLSPEQAARLPASKNQVIASKGITHLVLRLRELFKIEPEIGNKMLTELDKVRHFQLTQSTKQTIKALIHLYQSDDWRYLNFYGPPRSVTTINYPEAVRLAGLVNNCNEENSFRGKLIFIGMAETSPVEQKDKDIFETVYSDPSGVKLSGVEIAATAVGNFIEDRPVRRLAYPASFGIIIGWGFLVSVGWRSYSTAFALGITLGFGLGYLSIVLYVFTAAGIWLPMVVPLVQLLFGSTLAVARNRKDLEQRVAAIRSSLIEWLPPNAIEEIVQSPEIVHKARGLVYGTCMHTDVEGFTSISEGLDPIRLSAMMSDYFKTIGQPVTRRQGLVSDQTGDAMLAIWAAAKPDIYLRQQACEGALDICEALASFQREPEYPALATRIGLHAGRIAVGGLRIGTTQHYRSFGVIVNTSQRIQSLNKLLRTRILASKDVVDGLSGLLIRPVGGFVFAGLTLPLDIYELLGRKAELLNTPRSGDVVWLCAAFADALDAYKDGQWQTSIEQLLEILEVFPEDGPAHFYLRQCEFYKHHPRSGVWDPVIRR